Proteins from one Ketobacter alkanivorans genomic window:
- a CDS encoding FMN-dependent NADH-azoreductase, with amino-acid sequence MKVLHISSSLFGENGNSSALAQHFLDSIKLAHPTADITVRDLAKQPVPHLDADTFKANITAAHERSEQQKQLAQLGDTLIEELLSTDVLVLSVPMYNFGIPSTLKAWIDQVARAGTTFKYTQNGPVGLVEGKKAYVLGARGGAYAGTPADTQTPFLKTFLGFIGITDVEFVFAEKLNMNADEAPNILAAAKHDIDQLLKA; translated from the coding sequence ATGAAAGTACTACACATCAGCAGCAGCCTGTTTGGCGAAAACGGTAACTCCAGCGCACTGGCCCAGCATTTTCTGGACAGCATCAAACTTGCTCACCCCACAGCGGACATCACCGTACGTGACCTGGCGAAACAGCCGGTTCCTCATCTGGATGCTGATACCTTTAAGGCCAATATTACTGCCGCCCATGAGCGCAGCGAACAACAGAAGCAGTTAGCGCAACTCGGTGATACCCTGATTGAGGAACTGTTGAGCACCGATGTGCTGGTGCTGAGTGTGCCCATGTACAACTTTGGCATCCCTTCCACCCTGAAAGCGTGGATTGATCAGGTTGCCCGCGCCGGCACCACGTTCAAATACACCCAGAATGGCCCGGTGGGTCTGGTGGAGGGCAAGAAAGCCTATGTGCTGGGTGCTCGCGGTGGCGCCTATGCCGGTACGCCTGCTGATACCCAAACGCCCTTTCTGAAAACCTTCCTGGGCTTTATCGGCATCACCGATGTTGAGTTCGTATTCGCAGAAAAACTGAATATGAATGCAGACGAAGCGCCAAACATTCTGGCAGCCGCAAAGCACGACATCGATCAACTGCTGAAAGCCTGA